The following nucleotide sequence is from Pseudomonas sp. S09G 359.
CAAAACAGGCGATGCGAAAACGCCCGTCGATCAGGATCACATCCGGCTGCTCGAAGTACGGCTCGTCCCAGACCTTGAGCGGATAGGTGTGGAATTTCTTCCAGTGCCGGGCGTTTTTCGGGCGTGCCCATTTGCCGGTCTCGCCCACGTCCACCGGGTAGATGCGCGGCTTGGAGGGCAGCGTCGCGTTGGCGATCCAGGCGCGCATGTCCTCGGCCCAGCGCGCGTCGTTCTCCACGGAGATCACGGTTTTGCCCGGCATATTGCCCGCCAGCAGGGTGGAACCGCCGCTGCCGTATTCGAGGATCACCGTGGCCTGGGTGTAGAGGTTTTTCACGTAGGCGGCGACTTCAGCGGGGAACGTTACCTGGGGTTCCTGCATCGGCGCGCGGGGCAGTTCGACCGGTTCCGGCGCGACGCTCGGGCTCTGGCAATACTTGTGGTACTGCGCGGCCAGGTCGGCGTCGATGGCCGTGAGCAACTCGCCCGCCACATCCCTGGCCCCGTAGGCCGTGTGCAACAGGAAGGCGAGCTTCAGACGCTGGTTATCCGACAGCGCGGCCATGCGCGTCGCGTCCGGTAAAAACAGCGCGTCGGCGCACACCAGGTGTGAAGCGTGCTGTTGATGTTGCAGGTTGTTCAAGCGGTAAAAACTGAAGCCGCGCCGGGCCAGGCAGCGGCTGATCAAGCCCACGTCGGCCTGCTGGTCATGGGTCGGCGTGAAGTTGACGCGTGCCTGCACCAGCAGGGTATCGGCGAGGCTGCGCTGGCCGTGTTCGATCACCGCCAGGCTGTCGTTGAGGTTGTCCAACAGCAACCAGTCCACCGCCGGCAGGCCATTGATCGCATCCAGTTTAAGGGTGGGCAACGCGAGTTTGGCCAACACGCCGGACGCCGCCAGCGGGGCCAGGGTGGCACTCATGGCCGGGTCGAGGCAGGCATAAAGCGTGGCGGGCTGGCCATCGCCCAGCGCGGCGTGAGGGTAGTAATGCAACTCGCCGAGCTGGGCCAGGTGCCGGGCATTGTCGATGCGGCTGGCGGGGTCGAAGGCCACGGTGGAGAACGCCGCCATTTTTTGCAGCGCCACAAACTGCGCCGACGCGATCAGTGTGCCGCCGTGGTCCAGGGTCACCACCTTGCCCTGGAAGCGGAAGCGAAAACCTGCGTCCTTGACCGGCGCCATGGGGTGGTGAAGCGCCACCGCTGCGGCCTCGCCGTCGAACCGGGCTTGCCCATGGTTGTCCAGCGTCAGCGCCGCTACGGGTTTGCCTTCACAGTGGCGCTGCCAGATGGCGCGCATCGCCGTGCCGAAGTGGTTGGCAAAACGCTGGCTGTCACACACCGGCGAGCCCATCAGCACCTCGCGCAAGTGGCTGCGGATGCGCGCCAGGCTAGGCAGGTCACTGGCCAACTCGATCACGCGCTGCTGGTAATGCTCCCAGCTATGTACCACCAGTTCCGGCAGCCCGGCATTCACCAGGTGCGTGGCCGAGTGGCGCCCGGCGAAGGTCGGGCCGGGAAAGGTCACCACCGGCACTCCCATCAACAAGGCTTCGCAGGTGGTAAGCCCACCGGAATACGGCCAGGGGTCCAGGGCGATGTCGATGCGGTTATAGGTTTCGAGCAGGGTCTTGTGCCCCACCGGACCTTCGATCAGCACGCGTTCTTCGGCAATGCCTTGGGCCGCCATAAAACCCTGCACATGGGCGCGCAACTCGGCATTACCAAAGGCGCCGCCCTTGAGCAGCAGGCGCGAATCTGGCGTAGCGCGCATCAGTTCGGCCCAGCGCGCCAGCAGCACATCGTTGATCTTGGTCGGGTTGTTGAAGCAGCCATAGGTGACAAAACCGTTGGCCAGCGCCGGCAAGGGGCGGATGTCCGGCGTGTAGGGCGGCGGGTCGTAGCAGATGTAGTCGTCGGGCAGGCGGATGAGTTTTTCGGTGTAGAACGCGTCCTCGCCTGCGGGGGATTCAATGCGGTCGGTCAGCAGGTAGTCGATGGCGTCCAGGCCGGTGGTGTTGATCAAGCCGCCGACCCACTTCACCAGCAGTGGCGCCGGCTGCAGCGCCATGGCGCCCATGCGGTTGCCAGCGTTATGGCCGCACAGGTCGATAAGGATATCGATGCGGTCGTCGCGAATGCGCTGGGCCAGCGCGGTGTCGTCCATATGCTTGATCGCCAGCCATTGCTGCACCGAGGCCTGGATGCGCCGGGTCAGGTGGTCGCACACCTGGCTGGTGCTGTAGGCGTAGAGCTGGAACTGATGGCGCGGTAGTTTTTCCAGCACGCCGACAATCATGTTGCCCACCGGGTGCTGGCGCAGGCCGTCGGACACCAGGCCGATGCACAGGCAGCGGTCGGGCGTGCGCTCCACCTCGGGGCGTGGCGGCACGGCCTTGGGGCCGAAGCGTGACTGCCATTCCTTGCACACTTCAAAAATGAAGTCGCGGCTGCGCTCGGGGTCGTAGTGCAGCGAAGTCAGGCGGTTGGAGTACGGCAGCACGTCCTTGCGCTTGGCCAGGGCCACGGCCTTTTGGTAGTACGTGTCGGCGGTGGCCAACTGGCCGATGTCTTTGTAGAGGTTGGCGGCATTGTTCCAGTGGCTGTAGTCGCCGGGTTCGCGCTCAATCAGGGTGTCGAATACGGCGATGGCGTCGCCGTGGCGTTCCAGGCGGTTGAGGATCAAGCCTTTGCGCGACAGCATGCGGCAGTCGCCGGGTGATAAAACCAGCGCCTGGTCGATGTGCGGCAGGGCTTTGGCGAACTGGCCTTTTTCGAAATACAGCGTGGCCAGGCGATGGTGGCCGGCGGCGAAATCCGGGCTGATCGCCAGCGCCCTGTGGATAAGTTCCACGGCGCGATCCGCCTGGCCGAGCTTTTGCGCGGCCTTGGCGACCAGCTCCAGCGCCTGGGGTTCTTCGGGCACCAGTTGCAAGGCCTGCTCGTAACTGGCCAGCGCCTGCTCGGGGTCACTGCCCAGTTGCAGATGGCCGAGGTCTTTCCACACGTGCGGGTCGCGGGGGCGTTGCTCGCTGAGCCGTCGCGCCTGGGCAAGCGTCAGCGTGGCAGTGGTTTTGTGCGAGCCGGGGCGCGGGGATCTGGGCATTCAAAGGCAGCCTTGTGCGGGAAAATTCTGGGCGAAATGCTAGCGCGCCGGCGGCTCCGGCAAAGCGTGGATAAACCCCTGTGCAGGGGGCGATTACCGAGGATTGTGCGGCGAACGCGCAGAAAAAAAGGGGCGCAGCATGCGCTGGCCCCTTCTTTGTGTAGCGATGCGCTTATTGCAGCAGCGACAGCATCTGTTGCGGCATGGAGTTGGCCTGGGCCAATACCGAGGTACCGGCTTGTTGCAGGATCTGGGCGCTGGTCATGGCCGACACTTCGGTGGCGTAGTCCACGTCCTGGATGCCCGAACGCGCAGACGTCAGGTTGGTGGTGGTGGTGGAAATGTTGGTGATCGCCGAGTCAAACCGGTTTTGCACCGCACCCAGGTCCGAGCGCATGGAGTCCACGGTGTTCAGCGCGTTGTCGAGGGTGGTGAGGGTGTTGGTGGATTTCTTGGTCACCGCGTTGTCGGTGTCGATGCTCACGCTGGCCGTGGTGGTGGTGCCATCGGTGGTCAGGGTGACTTCGGCCGCGTAGGTCTTGCCGTCGACGGTCAGGAAGTAGTCGCCGTCGGCGTCGGTGGACAGGGTGCCGCCGCTGATGGTGGTGCCGGACTTGTCGACATAGCTGGTGTTGGTGGCGGTGATCGCGGTGCCCGAGGAGTCCGACAGGGTGCTGGCGGTGAGGGTGGTGTCGTAGCCATTCACGTTGAAGCTGCTGAGGCCCAGGGTGTCGGCGTTGATCTCGCTGAGTTTGATGTCGATGGTTTCGCCATCGTTGGCGCCCACCTGGATGGTGATGGTCTGGTCTTTGGACAGCACGTCCACGCCGTTGAACGCGGTTTGCGAGGAGATGCGGTCGATCTCGTCCAAACGCTGGGTGATCTCGTCCTGGATCGATTGCAGGTCGGACTGGGAGTTGGTGCCGTTGGCAGCCTGTACCGACAGCTCACGGATACGCTGCAGGTTGTCGTTCACCTGGTCCAGCGCGCCTTCGGTGGTCTGCGCCAGCGAGATACCGTCGCTGGCGTTGCTGCTGGCTTGTGACAGGCCGGTGATCTGCGAGGTCATGCGGTTGGCAATCGCTTGCCCTGCGGCGTCATCGGAAGCGCTGTTGATTTTCAGGCCCGAGGACAGGCGTTCGATCGAGGTGCTCAGGCTGCTCTCCGAGGAGTTCAGGTTTTGTTGAGCGATCATGGACGTGATGTTGGTATTGATAACTGACATGGTGCAGTTCCTTCTCGTGGGTGAGCCGCTTGGGACAGATTCGTGGCCCGGCGCGGATGACCTCCAGCGCCGTTGCCGTACAGACAAAGCGAACATCGGCGATCCGATCTGCCGTCTTTAGGCAGCCCCCGAAAAAATTTGTGCAGCCACCCGATTTCGCCCCTGAAAGTGCCTGTATTAGCCGATTTGAATGTGCCTCCTGCGCGTTATAAAGCCTGCCTTGGCCCATAACAGGAGTGCTGCATGAACCCCTCAACCCTGATCGGCATGCTCGCCAGCCTGCTCTTGCTGGTGGTGCTGCTGGTGTTCAGCGCGCAACAACCCGGCTTGTTCATCGACCTGCCGGCGCTGGGCATTGTGGTGGTCGGCACCTTTGCGGCGACCTTTATCAGCTACCCGCTGCGCGAAGTGCTGCGCATTTTCAGCCTGATCAAAACCGTGGTGCGCCACGAGCGCGAATACACCCAGGAAGACATCGACGAACTGGTGAGCCTGTCGCGCCTGTGGCTGGACGGCGACTTGCGCGCAGTGGAGGACGTACTCGACCGGGTGAAAAACCCCTTCCTGCGTTCCGGCGTGCAACTGGTAATCGACAAGACCCCGCTGGACGACATCCTCGACCTGCTGCAATGGCGCATCGCACGCCTGCGCGCCAAGGAACACGCCGAGGCGCAACTGTTTCGCGTCATGGCCAGCTACGCCCCGGCGTTCGGCATGCTCGGCACATTGGTGGGGCTGGTGAACCTGATGTTCGTGCTTGGCGACGGCGACATGGTGACCATCGGCCGGCAAATGGCCGTGGGCTTGATGACCACACTCTACGGCGTACTGCTGGCCAACCTGCTGTGCAAGCCGGTGGCGGTGAAACTGGAGCGCCGCACCGAACAGCGCGTGGTGGTGATGAACATGGTGCTGCAAGGCGTGGCGATGATGGCCAACAAACGCAGCCCGGGGTTGATGCGCGAAACACTCAAGTCTTTTGTGGCCCACTACCAGAACGACCTGCGCGACGAACCCGTTCGCCCGGCCCGCGCGCTGATCCCGCTGAAGTGGAAACCCCGCGCATGAGGCCTGGCACCCGCAACCAGGCCGCCGCGATTGCCAGCGGCCTGCCGCCGGTTGAGGACGCGGGCGGCGAGACCTGGATGATGACCTACCTGGACATGATGACCCTGCTGCTGGTAGTGACCATGGCCATGCTGGCGTTGGCGGGCAAGGGCCATGCGCGCACACAGCACAGCAGCGACTACCGTGTGCCGCCGGTGTTTACCGCCAAAAGCCTGACCTCGATGCAGGCGCCGGGCGCATTGCTGTTGGTGCCTGCGCCGCCGGTGGTGGAGCCTGAGCCCGTGGTTGAACCTGTCGCCGTGGTTGAGCCCGAGCCAGCCAAACCGACCACCCAAGACCTGCTCAACGAACTGCCCTTGGATAAACTGGGCAACGACATCGAGGTGGTCACCAACGAAAGCAGCGTAAGCTTTCGGATCAGCAGCGAAATCCTCTTCCCCTCCGGCCAATCCGACCTCAACCTCGGCGGCCTCGCCGTGCTGCGCCAACTGATTCCGGTGCTCGACAGCGTGCCACACAAAGTCATCGTCGCCGGCCACACCGACACCCAAGACATCCGCAGCGCGCGCTTCCCCTCCAACTGGGAACTCTCCGGCGCCCGCGCCGGCAGCGTGGTGCGTTACCTGCAAGCCAACGGCATCCACCCCGAGCGCCTGGCCGCCATCGGCTACGCCGACACTCGCCCCCTGGCCGACAACACCACCACCGAAGGCCGCGCCCGCAACCGCCGCGTCGAACTGATCCTGGAGCGCTGAAGGCCAGGGTCTTTTTTTTCTGCCGCAGAACAGTGATCATCGCCCTCCCCCCAAGAAACCCGAGGACCCGAGACCATGGAATTGACGCTGGAAGCGGTTGCGCTGTTTGCACTGAAACTGGTGCACGAGACCGAGGACGGCAGCCCGCTTTTGCGCGACGACCTGGTAATGGGTGGGTATGAGCGGGAGGTGTTCGGGTTGTTGGTGCGCCAGGGGGCGTTGGCGGGGATTTTGTTGAAGATTGATGAATGCGTCGGGCAGGCGCTGGTGGCGGTGGGTGGGGTGGAGACGGTGTTGGGGCGGGAGTTGGGGAGGTTGGCTGCCGACGTACAGAAAGCCGCGACGCTGGAGGAACTAAACTCACCGCTCGACGCACTCAAGCATTACCTAAAAGCCATCCAATGACGCGATCCCTGTGGGAGGGGGCTTGCCCCCGATGGACGTCAACGATAACGCGCTCTAACTGACCTACCACAAGGACCGTCAAATGATCGACTTCAACAACAAAGGCTTCTTCAAGCTCAAACAAAACAACGAATACGCCGAACGCGTCTCGGCCCTGCTGCTGGACGGCGAAGAAGTCATCGACGCCTACAAAGCCATGCGCGACGGCGTGGTCTTCACTACCAAACGCATCATCGCGGTGAACGTGCAGGGGATTACCGGCAGCAAGAAGGACTTCACGTCGCTGCCGTACAAAAATATTGTGGCGTATTCGGTGGAAACGTCCGGGACGTTTGATCTGGATTCGGAACTGGAGATTTACTTTTCGTCGCTGGGGAAGGTGAAGTTTGAATTCACCGGGAAGACTTCGATTGTGGAGATTTCGCGGATTATCTCCAAGCATCTGCTGAGCTGATCAGCGGATATACACCGATCAAAATGTGGGAGGGGCGGTGCGACGATTCGACTTGCCCCCGATAGCGCCCCCCCCACACCATCAAACCAAAGTCTTAAACACTGGCCTCTTCCACCCCCCCATTCGGCAACATCCCGTTCGCCAAGTCATCCACCACAGCCTTAGCCATCTCCCCCAAATAATGCGCCGCCCAGGCGTAGCGATCTGCGCCCTTTTCCATGGCGGCATCTAATGCCAGCATTTTTGAGCAATGCAACAGCTCGGAGGCATGCTCCAGGGCATCGCGAATGGGTACGCCGGAATTGACGCGGAAGAGACGGTGGCGGTTGGGCTGTTTGCCGCAGTTGGAGAAGGTGATGACGCCGAGGGTTTTGTTGAGGGGTGGGTTGATCATTGGGCACCTCCGGCGTGGCCGCAGGTGAAGATTGCGATGCAGCGAGGGTACAACCTGTTAGAAACGCTCATTGCTATAACTCCCGTTTGTCGATGAGAGCTGCTCCATTCGTTTCCAGGCGAATGGGTGGCAGCTGTGCGCAGGCTGGAAACCGGGACAAAGGGAAAACCCGGCAGACTCGAAAGTCTCCCACGCACAGCCGCCATAGCACGAATATGCTGGCACAAAAATGGCGCCAGCGGTCGTGATAAATGGTGGCGCCTATGCGCCCCTTTGCTCCACGGGTTTCCAGGCCCGGTCGCCATGAAAGACGACGTCCAGAAAGATATTCTGAAAGTTTCAGCCCTTAAAGCTCAGTTTTGTATGTACGGATTTCCGTGCAGTAGCGACGTTTCCCACGCAACGTATCGAAGTAGGCGAATTTCAACCGGTGATTCGGCCCCGTAGGCTCACTTCCCCACACATGGAAGTGAGTCGGTCATGTCAGAACGCTTTCACCCTCCCACCGAGGAAAGCCTGCGCAAACAGCGAATCCTGACGCCGCAGCCAGCTCGCGCCGCCTATTCACCGTTTATCGACTTATTCGTCCCACCCGCTGGCCCAATCCCCACGCCCGCCAAACCTCCCGGCTGCGTTTTCGTCAAACCCTGCCAACTGCCTGACGGTCACACTCACTACACCAAGACAAGGCGAAACCAGATCGCCAAATTTACAGATAAACAGTAATTCAAATAATGGTTATGAAAATCAGATTGCGCTGGTACGAAAAGCACAGCAATGACTTGAAAGCGGATGAGTATTCAGCCGACGTCGATGATGCAGACAGTGTTTTTGATGCATTAGATCTAGCCGAAGAAACCGCGATATATGCCGACGTTTTCAATGTGCTGCCTAGCTGGATACCGATCATTCAGCCGCACTTTCAGCACGTGATCGAACCCGCCAATCTCGACTACCAAATTTCCTTCCGCTACCAAGGTGCGTGGCCGCCACCTCCAAAACACCCCAAGAGCGCGTCATGAGGCCAATAATGAAAAAGCCCCTCCTCTACCGTTCCGTCAACACCCGAACCCATGGCGTGCGCCACGGCAGTTGTGGCGCTTACCGGTACGAACGGCACACCAAAGCCGAAAAAAACACGCTCTCCACCCGTGGCTCGATGCACAGCCATCAACGACACGGCTTTGATTACACGCCGCTGTTCCGCTTCCTACTGTCCAAGGTCGGTCAGCCATGGCACGCGGTTTTCAGCGAAGCCAACGCTCGCCTGGATCAACCGAAGCCCGTGTTCTGGATAGTTGCGCTACATGAAAGCGACAAACAGGATTACGTGAGAACGGATGACAACAGCTACTACAGCGGCCTGTACGTCGACGACGCCGGCCTGCTGCAAAAGGTAAACCCACAACTGACACCCGAACGCATGAAACCCGTTTGCGACTGCTGCACCCACACCTTCAACGGCGTGGTATTCCCGTAATCGGTGGGCAATGCCCACCGCTCAACAACACCCACTTAACCCGCCTTCGTCTCGCCCCCCGCCCCACCTATCAACACACGATTCGCCGGGTCGGTAATATCAAACACCTGCTGCATGCACGCCGAACGACTCGGCGTGAACTGGAACTCCACCAGATACACCTTGGCCTTCTGCGGAACGAACGTGCTTTGCGGCGGCACGCAGCTGTAAAAATCCCCATTGCCGATGCTGCCAGCGCTGCCAAATACGGTGAGTTTCTTACCCGGGTCAGCCTGGATTTCCAGCTGCGGAAAACGCCTGAACCCGGCGCTCGAGACGGTCTGGATAGTTTTGGCGATCCAGTTGAAGACCTGGCCTTCGCCGTTGTACAGCACGGTGCCGAGGGTTTCCGGGCGTTGGTCGGGGTCGCCTTCGCGGCTGATGGCGAATTTGACGGGGTTGTTGCCGCCGACGGCTTTCATGATGACTTTGGCGTGTTCGGCGTCGACGGTTACGGTTTTCTGGCGGAACTGGATGCCGTCTTTAAGCAGGGTCGGCGAGGAGTCACGTTCGTTGGATTGGCAGGCGCACAGGGCCAGGGTGAGGGAGAGCAGCGCGATTCGCTTCACGGGATGTCCTTATCGGTGTGATGGAGTGTGATGACTGGACCCGAGTTTAAACAAAATGTTCCGCAATTAAGCATGTGGCTAGGCTGCGCTTCGGCAGGGTCACCGAAGCACCCCCCTGTGGCGAGCGGGCTTGCCCGCGTTGGGCTGCGAAGCTGCCCCAATAAAGGCATTGAGATTTTCCTGATAGAACCCACTGCCTGGTTTTGGGGCCGCTGCGCAGCCCAACGCGGGCAAGCCCGCTCGCCACGAGAGTCGATTTGTCACGGGTTTTGCGCTCACCGTAAGGCTGCTTCCACACTTAATCTGCGGTGTTAAACACCAATCGCGCGCGCAACCCGCCCTGCGCCAGGTTATGCAACGCCAACCGACAGCCGATCTTGCCGACGATCATCTGCACAATCGCCAAGCCCAGCCCGGCGCCATTGGCATTGCCGCGGCTGTAGAAGCGTTCGAACAGGCGCCCCATTTCGGCCTCATCAATCCCTGGGCCTTGGTCCTCGACGCTCAGGCAGTGGGCGCCGATCACCACTTTCACTTCACTGCCTGGCGGAGAGAAGTTAAGCGCGTTGGTCACCAGGTTTTGCAAGGCGATGGCCAGCGCCACCGGTTCGGTTTCTACCCAACAATCCTCATTGCCCTCCAGCACCAGTTCCACGCCTTTGTCCATGGCCAGCGGGGTGAGTTCGGCGAGTTCTTCGCGCACCAGTTCGGTGAGTTGCACGCGGCTGCGCTTGGGGTTGTTGAGTTGCGGTTCGATGCGGGCCATGGTCAGCAATTGGCTGCCGATGCGGGTTGCGCGGTCGACGCCGTTGACCAGGAACTCCAGGGCCTCACGGCGTTGCTCAGGGGTCATGGCGCTTTGTGCGTTTTGCGCGTGGATGCGCAGGATCGCCAACGGCGTGCGCAGTTCGTGGGCGGCGTCGGCGATAAAGCGGCGTTCGCGTTCGAGCAGTTCATCAACTTGCGCCAGCAGCCGGTTGAGCGCGGTTTGCATGGGTTCCAGGTCGCTGGGCAAGGGCTTGAGGTGCAGCGGTTGCAAGGTTTCGGCGGTGCGCCCGCGGATCGACAGGGCCATGGCGCGCAAGGGTTTCAGGCCCCAGCCGATCAGCAGCCAGATCAGCACGGTAAGCAGTGGCACGCCGATGAGGGTGGGCCAGAGAGTATGGCGCATGATGCGCTGGATCACGTCCTGGCGAATGTCGTCGCGCTCGCCCACCCAAATCAGCAAGCCTTGTTGCGGGTCGGCCAGGAGGAAGGCGCACCAGTCGCTGCCGTTGTCCATCAGGTCATGGGAACCGAGAGTGGCTGGCGGTGCCGCCAGCACGGGGGCTTCCGCCGAGCGCATCAGCAATTCACCATCGCTGCGCCACACCTGGAAGGTCAGGCGGGTTTCATAGGGGTGGGCGACGCCCTCTTCACCCACGCGGCTCATGGCCTGGTCGAAGGCCTGGTACAGCCGCTGCCAATCCGCGTCGCCGGGGTCGCGTTGGCGCAATACACCTTGCAGCAGGCGGGCGCTCTGGGCGAGTTGGGCGTCGTAGACTTCTTCGATTTCGTGGTGGCTGTCGCGCAGCACCAGCCAGCAGATCAGCGCGTCGCCCAGCAGCACCAGGGCCAGCACCGGGATGAGGATGCGCGTGCGCACCGAGGTCATGGCTTAACCGCCAGCACATAGCCCACACCGCGCACGGTGCGGATCAATTCGGTGCAGAGTTTTTTGCGCAGGTTATGGATAAGTACTTCGAGGGTGTTGCTCTCGACCCGGTCCTGCCAGCCGTACAGCGCGCGGGCCAGGCGTTCGCGGGTCACGACTTTGCCGGGGCGCACCATCAGTTGGTGCAGCAGTTGGTATTCCATGGGGGTGACGATGACCTCGGCATCCCCGTAGCGCACCTGTTGGGTGGCCGGGTCGAGGCTGACGCCGGCGTGTTCCAGCAGCGGTTGGGCGCGGCCCTGACTGCGGCGCAACAGGGCACGCACGCGGGCCTTGAGTTCTTCGACGTCGAAGGGTTTGACCAGGTAATCGTCAGCACCGGCGTCCAGCCCGGCGATGCGATCAGCGGTGCCGTCACGAGCAGTGAGGATCAGCACCGGCAGGTCGTGCTGCTCGGCGCGTAACTGCTGCAACAGGTCCAGGCCGTCGAGGCGCGGCAGGCCGAGGTCGAGCAGCAACAAGTCGAAGCCTTCCGTGCGCAAGGCATGCAGGGCCGCGACGCCATCCTGCAGCCAATCGAGGGTGTAGCCCTCGGCGCCGAGGGCCACGCGAATGCCCTGGCCGAGGGCTCGATCATCTTCGACAAGGAGTAGGCGCATAGCAGAATCTCTGTAGGAATCGGCGGCATCATGCCGGGTTCTGCTCGGGGGTATTTCGGCAAAGATGTTACGGCTCGTTGCCAACTAAGGTTGCGCTAAGGTTGGTTTTGCACTGTGAAATCTCCCACACATGCTGAGAGCTTTTCCATGCGCAAAATTCTCCTGTTGTCTCTGATTCTCGCCAGCCCCCTGGCCGTCGCCGGTCCGCAGTGCACCACCGCCGAGCGCTCGCAATGGCAAGACGAAAAAACCTTCCAGGACAAGCTCAAGGCCGAGGGCTACAGCATCAGCAAGTTCAAGGTCACTGACGGCAACTGCTACGAAATCTACGGCTTCGACAAAGACAAGCGCAAGGTCGAGATCTACCACGACCCGGTCACCGGCAAGGCTGTGAAGACTGAGATCAAGGGCTGATGCCAGGGCAAACCCTGCGCCTGTGGGACCCTTTGGTGAGGCTGTTTCACTTATCCATCGCTGGGGTCTTTGTCGCCAATTACTTCTTCAATGAAGCGGGCGACGACTGGCATGTCTGGCTGGGCTATTACGCCATGGCCTGGCTGCTGGTCAGAACAGTGTGGGGGTTTGTCGGGCCGCGCAGTGCGCGTTGGGCGGACTTTTGGCCTACCCCAAACAAGCTCAGAGCCCACGCACGGTCGCTGCTCAACGGTAGGCCGCAACACCGTCTGGGCCATTCGCCGATTGGCGCGCTGGTGATGCTGTTGATGTTGCTGGCGCTGCTGACCATCGGTTTCAGTGGGTTCCTGATGCAGGAAGTCGATGCCCTGTGGGGCGCCGATTGGCCACTGCAAATCCACGAGACGGCCGCCGATGTGTTGCTGGCCCTGGTCTGCGTGCATGTGCTGGCCGCCGTGTTTGAAAGTATCCAGGTGCGGGACAACCTGCCGTTATCCATGCTGACCGGTCGCAGGAAGCGCCTGCCGGATGAGCTTGAGCAGTAGCCCCCTATGCGTTCCACCCTATTGATTTGCAGCGTGCTGGCGGTGTTTTTCGCTGCCTGGCAAAGCCACCCGCCCCATGTGCTGGCGCCGTTTGCCCAGGCCAGCCCGAACACTGAAAAAGTGCCGGCGCCGGCGCAGTACACCAGTCGCTTCGTGTCCACGCAGTTGACGGACTTTGTGCACTCATCGTCCGTCACCGCCCTGCCCGGCGGCGACCTGATGGCAGTGTGGTTCGCCGGTTCTCGCGAAGGCGCGGCCGACGTGCAGGTGCGCACCGCACGCTTTGACGCGAACAGCGGCGAATGGGGCGCCGAGCAGGTGTTGGCCACGCGGGAAAGCACTCGCGACGGCACCCAGCGCTATATCCGCAAGCTGGGCAACCCAGTGATTGCCCTGGGGCCGGATCAACGCCTGTGGATGTTTTACGTGTCGGTGTCTGTCGGTGGCTGGGCCACCAGTGCGATCAATGTGATGGTGTCTGAAGACCTTGGTGCCAACTGGTCGCCACCGAGGCAACTGGTGACATCGCCGTTCTTCAATATCAGCACATTGGTGCGCGCCGCCCCGGTGTTCCATGCCGACGGTTCTATCGGCCTGCCGGTGTATCACGAGTTCATGGGCAAGTTTGCCGAATACCTGTACCTGAGCGCCGACGGCGCGGTGATCGACAAATTCCGCATCAGCCGGGGCAAGAATTCCCTGCAACCGACCATTGTGCCGTTGGATGGCCAGCGCGCCGTGGCGATGCTGCGCTACGCCGGCAACACCCATCACCGGGTGTTGGCCAGCCGCACCGAGGACGCCGGGCAAACCTGGAGCGAGCCGTACCCGCTGGAACCGGCCAACCCCAATTCGTCGCTGGCGGCGGTGGGCACGGTAGACGATGGCTTGCTGGTAGCCCTCAACGACCTGCAGGACGGCCGCTTCAAACTCAGCCTCTATGGCACCGACGCGCAG
It contains:
- a CDS encoding PepSY domain-containing protein, with protein sequence MRKILLLSLILASPLAVAGPQCTTAERSQWQDEKTFQDKLKAEGYSISKFKVTDGNCYEIYGFDKDKRKVEIYHDPVTGKAVKTEIKG
- a CDS encoding exo-alpha-sialidase, giving the protein MRSTLLICSVLAVFFAAWQSHPPHVLAPFAQASPNTEKVPAPAQYTSRFVSTQLTDFVHSSSVTALPGGDLMAVWFAGSREGAADVQVRTARFDANSGEWGAEQVLATRESTRDGTQRYIRKLGNPVIALGPDQRLWMFYVSVSVGGWATSAINVMVSEDLGANWSPPRQLVTSPFFNISTLVRAAPVFHADGSIGLPVYHEFMGKFAEYLYLSADGAVIDKFRISRGKNSLQPTIVPLDGQRAVAMLRYAGNTHHRVLASRTEDAGQTWSEPYPLEPANPNSSLAAVGTVDDGLLVALNDLQDGRFKLSLYGTDAQFSQWRTVVDLDQSPDPLGQPFAPEAYKEIIGEGFRASSGAKRLPLEQRFLSSLDYRVCKPQGCDFEYEYPYFSRSPDGTYHLVYSWNNTFIKHVSFNEAWLAERL
- a CDS encoding DUF3077 domain-containing protein, whose translation is MINPPLNKTLGVITFSNCGKQPNRHRLFRVNSGVPIRDALEHASELLHCSKMLALDAAMEKGADRYAWAAHYLGEMAKAVVDDLANGMLPNGGVEEASV
- a CDS encoding sensor histidine kinase, yielding MTSVRTRILIPVLALVLLGDALICWLVLRDSHHEIEEVYDAQLAQSARLLQGVLRQRDPGDADWQRLYQAFDQAMSRVGEEGVAHPYETRLTFQVWRSDGELLMRSAEAPVLAAPPATLGSHDLMDNGSDWCAFLLADPQQGLLIWVGERDDIRQDVIQRIMRHTLWPTLIGVPLLTVLIWLLIGWGLKPLRAMALSIRGRTAETLQPLHLKPLPSDLEPMQTALNRLLAQVDELLERERRFIADAAHELRTPLAILRIHAQNAQSAMTPEQRREALEFLVNGVDRATRIGSQLLTMARIEPQLNNPKRSRVQLTELVREELAELTPLAMDKGVELVLEGNEDCWVETEPVALAIALQNLVTNALNFSPPGSEVKVVIGAHCLSVEDQGPGIDEAEMGRLFERFYSRGNANGAGLGLAIVQMIVGKIGCRLALHNLAQGGLRARLVFNTAD
- a CDS encoding colicin E3-like toxin immunity protein, which encodes MVMKIRLRWYEKHSNDLKADEYSADVDDADSVFDALDLAEETAIYADVFNVLPSWIPIIQPHFQHVIEPANLDYQISFRYQGAWPPPPKHPKSAS
- a CDS encoding cytochrome b/b6 domain-containing protein; this translates as MPGQTLRLWDPLVRLFHLSIAGVFVANYFFNEAGDDWHVWLGYYAMAWLLVRTVWGFVGPRSARWADFWPTPNKLRAHARSLLNGRPQHRLGHSPIGALVMLLMLLALLTIGFSGFLMQEVDALWGADWPLQIHETAADVLLALVCVHVLAAVFESIQVRDNLPLSMLTGRRKRLPDELEQ
- a CDS encoding response regulator, which encodes MRLLLVEDDRALGQGIRVALGAEGYTLDWLQDGVAALHALRTEGFDLLLLDLGLPRLDGLDLLQQLRAEQHDLPVLILTARDGTADRIAGLDAGADDYLVKPFDVEELKARVRALLRRSQGRAQPLLEHAGVSLDPATQQVRYGDAEVIVTPMEYQLLHQLMVRPGKVVTRERLARALYGWQDRVESNTLEVLIHNLRKKLCTELIRTVRGVGYVLAVKP